The following proteins are encoded in a genomic region of Acipenser ruthenus chromosome 4, fAciRut3.2 maternal haplotype, whole genome shotgun sequence:
- the cfap418 gene encoding cilia- and flagella-associated protein 418 isoform X2, translating to MADDLDELLDEVESKFCKNISVTTPHSIRKEDGLSNTSPTKRKTEVKKETFSSSRVTSETYSDVDIDDLIEELFDGDDSLRVQPVKTTATSHSASSSSCHVASRKTCNQLRCTACDFRVATFDDYEWDQSSDYLFFRNNMPDSNKLKAKLVRRRGTRAYACQCSWRSIQNLVDLKTDKELKWVCGKHAA from the exons ATGGCGGATGACCTGGATGAGCTGCTGGACGAAGTGGAAAGCAAATTCTGCAAAAATATTTCGGTCACAACACCACATTCCATCAGAAAGGAGGATGGCCTCAGCAACACTTCCCCGACCAAAAGGAAAACAGAAGTCAAAAAGGAAACATTCAG CTCTTCTAGAGTGACCTCAGAAACATATTCTGATGTTGACATAGATGACCTTATTGAAGAATTGTTTGATGGTGACGACAGTCTTCGTGTACAGCCAGTT AAAACTACAGCAACAAGCCATTCAGCCAGCAGCTCATCATGTCATGTAGCAAGCAGAAA GACATGCAACCAGTTAAGATGCACTGCCTGTGATTTCCGTGTAGCAACATTTGATGATTATGAATGGGACCAGTCAAGTGATTACTTATTTTTTAG AAACAACATGCCTGACTCTAACAAGCTAAAAGCAAAACTGGTTAGAAGAAGGGGGACACGAGCCTATGCTTGTCAGTGCAGTTGGAGATCAATACAGAACCTGGTAGACCTCAAAACTGACAAAGAGCTTAAGTGGGTTTGTGGTAAACACGCAGCATGA
- the cfap418 gene encoding cilia- and flagella-associated protein 418 isoform X1, protein MADDLDELLDEVESKFCKNISVTTPHSIRKEDGLSNTSPTKRKTEVKKETFSSSRVTSETYSDVDIDDLIEELFDGDDSLRVQPVKTTATSHSASSSSCHVASRKCCPIYLGGSSTSCGVGTSISQRTCNQLRCTACDFRVATFDDYEWDQSSDYLFFRNNMPDSNKLKAKLVRRRGTRAYACQCSWRSIQNLVDLKTDKELKWVCGKHAA, encoded by the exons ATGGCGGATGACCTGGATGAGCTGCTGGACGAAGTGGAAAGCAAATTCTGCAAAAATATTTCGGTCACAACACCACATTCCATCAGAAAGGAGGATGGCCTCAGCAACACTTCCCCGACCAAAAGGAAAACAGAAGTCAAAAAGGAAACATTCAG CTCTTCTAGAGTGACCTCAGAAACATATTCTGATGTTGACATAGATGACCTTATTGAAGAATTGTTTGATGGTGACGACAGTCTTCGTGTACAGCCAGTT AAAACTACAGCAACAAGCCATTCAGCCAGCAGCTCATCATGTCATGTAGCAAGCAGAAA GTGTTGTCCTATATATCTTGGTGGCAGTTCTACATCATGTGGTGTAGGAACAAGCATTTCACAAAG GACATGCAACCAGTTAAGATGCACTGCCTGTGATTTCCGTGTAGCAACATTTGATGATTATGAATGGGACCAGTCAAGTGATTACTTATTTTTTAG AAACAACATGCCTGACTCTAACAAGCTAAAAGCAAAACTGGTTAGAAGAAGGGGGACACGAGCCTATGCTTGTCAGTGCAGTTGGAGATCAATACAGAACCTGGTAGACCTCAAAACTGACAAAGAGCTTAAGTGGGTTTGTGGTAAACACGCAGCATGA